A window from Exiguobacterium marinum DSM 16307 encodes these proteins:
- the purC gene encoding phosphoribosylaminoimidazolesuccinocarboxamide synthase: MKAIYEGKAKALFETEETGVLRVYYKDDATAFNGEKKESIDGKGILNNAITTQLFELMHDNKIPTHFIKRISEREQLVRRVDIIPLEVVVRNVAAGSLAKRLGWEEGTPLLAPIVEFYYKDDALGDPLLTEDHIRLLQVATHKEVETLRQLGLWVNEVLLDFFGQHGIDVIDFKLEFGKVDGTIILADEISPDTCRLWDQETKQKLDKDVFRRDLGSLTETYGQLLTRIGGNGQ; this comes from the coding sequence ATGAAAGCAATTTATGAAGGCAAGGCGAAAGCGTTATTTGAGACAGAAGAAACGGGTGTGCTTCGCGTATATTATAAAGATGATGCGACAGCATTCAACGGAGAGAAGAAAGAGTCGATTGATGGGAAGGGGATTTTAAACAACGCCATCACGACGCAGTTGTTCGAATTAATGCATGACAATAAGATTCCGACGCACTTCATTAAACGAATCTCAGAACGAGAACAGTTAGTTCGCCGTGTCGACATCATTCCGTTAGAAGTGGTCGTCCGCAACGTCGCGGCCGGCAGTCTGGCGAAACGTCTCGGTTGGGAAGAAGGGACGCCGCTCCTCGCACCGATTGTCGAGTTCTATTATAAGGACGATGCTCTTGGGGACCCGCTCCTCACAGAGGATCATATCCGATTGTTGCAAGTCGCTACACATAAAGAAGTCGAAACATTGCGACAACTCGGACTTTGGGTAAACGAAGTATTACTCGATTTCTTCGGTCAACACGGCATCGACGTAATCGATTTTAAACTAGAGTTCGGAAAAGTGGATGGGACGATTATCTTAGCGGATGAGATTTCACCCGATACGTGCCGCCTCTGGGATCAAGAAACGAAACAAAAACTCGATAAAGACGTATTTCGTCGCGATTTAGGTTCTTTGACTGAGACGTATGGACAACTGTTAACACGCATAGGGGGAAACGGACAATGA
- the purK gene encoding 5-(carboxyamino)imidazole ribonucleotide synthase, giving the protein MRIGILGGGQLGRMMSLSASAMGYTTLCLDPNPNAPTAQVADSIIASFDDVNAAKELADRSDIVTYEFENIDTEMIAAIEEKCPQGMDVLKATQHRILEKQMIESAGLRVAPYVSVRTVREVRQAHEKLGYPFVIKTCRFGYDGKGQTVIRSEQDLQAFIEHFVEQEYVAEAWLPFEKEISVIVTRGEEETSTFPISENIHHNSILHLSIVPARVTDEIQEDARHLALQLADHIGLTGTLAVELFVMPDGRLYVNELAPRPHNSGHYTIDACETSQFEQHIRAVTGMRLGRTTLTTPVVMVNLLGEHMPRLHVKALPSNVKLHLYGKDEAKTGRKMGHLNVLADTVEGALQTIEQLAIWKETVL; this is encoded by the coding sequence ATGAGAATCGGCATTTTAGGTGGAGGACAGCTTGGACGGATGATGTCACTCAGCGCGAGTGCAATGGGATACACGACGCTTTGTCTAGACCCGAACCCGAATGCACCGACCGCACAAGTAGCGGATTCGATTATCGCTTCATTTGATGATGTGAATGCCGCGAAAGAACTCGCTGACCGTTCAGACATTGTGACGTATGAATTTGAAAACATCGACACGGAAATGATTGCAGCCATCGAAGAGAAATGTCCACAAGGTATGGACGTGTTGAAGGCGACGCAACATCGCATCTTAGAAAAACAGATGATTGAATCAGCAGGACTACGTGTGGCGCCATATGTTTCGGTTCGTACGGTTCGAGAGGTACGGCAGGCACACGAAAAGCTCGGCTACCCATTTGTCATCAAAACGTGTCGCTTCGGCTATGACGGGAAAGGCCAGACGGTCATTCGATCGGAACAAGACCTTCAGGCGTTCATTGAACACTTTGTCGAACAAGAATATGTCGCTGAGGCGTGGTTGCCGTTTGAAAAAGAGATCTCGGTCATCGTGACACGAGGAGAAGAAGAAACGTCGACGTTCCCGATCAGTGAAAATATTCATCACAACAGCATTCTACATCTATCCATCGTACCGGCTCGTGTTACTGATGAGATTCAAGAGGATGCGAGACACCTCGCACTCCAGCTCGCCGATCATATCGGCTTAACGGGGACACTCGCTGTAGAGTTGTTCGTCATGCCAGATGGTCGCCTTTACGTAAACGAACTCGCACCGCGTCCACATAATTCTGGACACTACACGATTGACGCATGTGAGACCTCACAATTTGAACAACACATTCGAGCCGTGACGGGAATGCGTCTCGGACGTACGACATTGACAACGCCTGTCGTCATGGTCAACCTTCTCGGTGAGCATATGCCACGACTTCATGTCAAAGCATTGCCATCGAATGTTAAACTACATCTGTATGGAAAAGATGAGGCGAAGACAGGTCGCAAAATGGGACACTTGAACGTCCTTGCTGACACGGTCGAAGGTGCGCTTCAGACCATCGAACAACTGGCAATTTGGAAGGAGACCGTTTTATGA
- the purS gene encoding phosphoribosylformylglycinamidine synthase subunit PurS, which translates to MKKVNVYVTLRESVLDPQGVAVKGGLEHLGFAGVESVRIGKIIELQVADDTTEDMVKEMCEKLLVNTVIENYEIEMGVLA; encoded by the coding sequence ATGAAAAAAGTAAACGTGTATGTGACATTACGTGAAAGTGTACTCGACCCACAAGGAGTTGCCGTGAAAGGTGGACTCGAACATCTCGGATTCGCTGGCGTTGAATCGGTGCGCATCGGGAAAATCATCGAGCTTCAAGTAGCGGACGACACGACAGAAGACATGGTCAAAGAAATGTGTGAGAAGTTACTCGTCAATACGGTCATTGAGAATTATGAAATTGAGATGGGGGTACTCGCATGA
- the purB gene encoding adenylosuccinate lyase, translating to MISRYTRPEMANIWTDQNKFEAWLKVELYACEAWSELGIIPKEDVQVLWNKASFDVDRILEIEQETRHDVIAFTRAVSETLGEEKKWVHYGLTSTDVVDTALSYLIKQANDLLEADLDRFIGILAEKAKAHKYDIMMGRTHGVHAEPTTFGLKLALWYEEMKRNKKRFMAARETIEFGKMSGAVGTFANIDPFIESYVCDKLGIQAAPISTQTLQRDRHAEYMSTLALIATSIEKMATEIRGLQKTETREVEEFFAKGQKGSSAMPHKRNPIGSENMTGLARVIRGHMMTAYENVPLWHERDISHSSAERIIIPDATILLNYMLNRFGNIVKNLTVFPDNMRRNMDRTFGIIFSQRILLGLIEKGWSREAAYDAVQPKAMQAWEEETMFRTLIEEDKEMGALFTSEELDELFDPRYHVRRVDTIFERCGL from the coding sequence ATGATTTCACGCTACACCCGCCCAGAGATGGCAAACATTTGGACTGATCAAAACAAATTCGAGGCCTGGTTAAAAGTTGAGCTTTATGCCTGCGAGGCTTGGAGTGAACTCGGCATCATCCCGAAAGAAGATGTACAAGTCCTTTGGAACAAGGCATCGTTTGATGTTGATCGCATTCTAGAGATTGAACAAGAGACACGTCACGATGTGATCGCGTTCACGCGTGCCGTTTCCGAGACGCTCGGAGAAGAGAAGAAGTGGGTACACTACGGATTGACGTCGACGGATGTCGTCGATACGGCTCTCTCGTACTTAATCAAACAGGCCAATGATCTTTTAGAAGCCGATTTAGATCGCTTCATCGGCATTCTTGCAGAAAAGGCGAAAGCACATAAGTACGACATCATGATGGGACGTACCCACGGCGTGCATGCAGAACCGACTACGTTCGGTTTGAAACTCGCTCTCTGGTATGAAGAGATGAAACGGAATAAAAAACGCTTCATGGCAGCTCGCGAAACGATTGAATTCGGGAAGATGAGTGGAGCGGTCGGAACGTTTGCAAATATCGACCCGTTCATCGAGTCATACGTCTGTGACAAGCTCGGTATCCAAGCTGCACCGATCTCGACACAGACACTCCAACGTGACCGTCATGCCGAGTACATGTCGACGCTCGCATTGATCGCGACATCGATTGAAAAGATGGCGACCGAGATTCGTGGACTTCAAAAGACCGAGACGCGCGAAGTGGAAGAGTTCTTTGCTAAAGGACAAAAAGGGTCGTCGGCGATGCCGCATAAACGTAACCCAATCGGTTCTGAAAATATGACGGGTCTTGCGCGCGTCATTCGCGGTCACATGATGACGGCTTACGAGAACGTCCCACTTTGGCATGAACGTGACATCTCGCACTCGTCAGCAGAACGCATCATCATCCCGGATGCGACGATTCTCCTTAACTACATGTTGAATCGCTTCGGTAACATCGTGAAGAACTTGACGGTCTTCCCGGACAACATGCGTCGCAACATGGACCGCACGTTCGGAATCATCTTCTCGCAACGGATCTTACTCGGTCTCATCGAGAAGGGCTGGAGTCGTGAAGCGGCATACGATGCGGTTCAACCTAAGGCGATGCAGGCGTGGGAAGAAGAAACGATGTTCCGGACATTGATTGAAGAGGACAAAGAAATGGGTGCACTCTTTACGAGTGAGGAGCTCGATGAGTTGTTCGACCCGCGCTATCACGTACGCCGTGTCGATACAATTTTTGAACGCTGTGGTTTGTAA
- the purE gene encoding 5-(carboxyamino)imidazole ribonucleotide mutase gives MNEVVGVIMGSSSDWETMKHTCDMLDELQIPYEKQVVSAHRTPDLMFEYAEEARGRGIQVIIAGAGGAAHLPGMVAAKTTLPVIGVPVQSKALNGMDSLLSIVQMPAGVPVATVAIGKAGATNAGLLAAQILSIQSAEITKRLEMFREQKQEMVMRGTEELV, from the coding sequence ATGAACGAAGTGGTAGGCGTCATCATGGGTAGTTCATCTGATTGGGAGACGATGAAACATACTTGTGACATGTTGGATGAGTTACAGATTCCATACGAGAAGCAAGTCGTATCGGCCCATCGAACACCAGACTTGATGTTCGAATATGCGGAAGAGGCACGAGGCAGAGGTATTCAAGTCATCATTGCGGGTGCTGGTGGGGCAGCTCACCTTCCAGGGATGGTCGCCGCAAAAACGACTCTTCCTGTCATCGGTGTCCCAGTTCAGTCGAAAGCACTCAATGGAATGGATTCGCTACTGTCGATTGTACAGATGCCTGCAGGCGTCCCAGTAGCGACTGTCGCCATCGGTAAAGCAGGTGCGACGAACGCCGGTTTACTCGCTGCTCAGATCCTCAGTATCCAATCAGCAGAAATCACGAAGCGACTTGAAATGTTCCGAGAGCAAAAACAAGAGATGGTCATGCGTGGAACGGAGGAACTGGTCTAA
- the purQ gene encoding phosphoribosylformylglycinamidine synthase subunit PurQ encodes MKFAVIVFPGSNCDLDMYHAVKDVLGEEAEYVFHTETSLEGFDGVLLPGGFSYGDYLRCGSIAQFSPIMAEVKRFAEEGRPVLGVCNGFQVLVEAGLLPGVLMRNRDLKFMCKTVDLVVENNETMFTSEYAAQETIRVPIAHGEGNYYCDDATLETLKANGQIAFTYKENPNGSVENIAGITNEAGNVLGMMPHPERAVEALLGVEDGKRLFTSIVKWGARHVTYN; translated from the coding sequence ATGAAGTTCGCGGTCATCGTCTTTCCAGGATCAAACTGTGACCTCGACATGTACCACGCGGTAAAAGACGTGCTCGGGGAAGAAGCAGAATACGTATTCCATACAGAAACGTCACTTGAAGGGTTCGATGGGGTCCTGTTACCAGGTGGATTCTCATATGGAGATTACTTGCGTTGCGGGTCAATCGCCCAATTTTCACCGATTATGGCTGAAGTAAAGCGTTTCGCTGAAGAAGGACGTCCGGTGCTTGGAGTATGTAACGGATTCCAAGTACTCGTCGAAGCAGGGTTACTTCCAGGTGTATTGATGCGAAACCGTGATTTGAAATTCATGTGTAAGACGGTCGACCTCGTCGTCGAAAACAACGAGACGATGTTCACAAGTGAGTATGCGGCACAGGAAACGATTCGTGTCCCGATTGCACACGGGGAAGGGAACTACTACTGTGACGACGCGACACTTGAGACATTAAAGGCAAATGGGCAGATCGCGTTCACGTACAAAGAGAACCCGAACGGATCGGTCGAAAATATCGCCGGCATCACGAATGAGGCAGGAAATGTACTCGGCATGATGCCACACCCGGAGCGTGCGGTCGAAGCGTTGCTCGGTGTAGAAGACGGTAAACGGTTATTCACGTCAATCGTAAAATGGGGGGCACGACATGTTACTTACAACTGA
- the purL gene encoding phosphoribosylformylglycinamidine synthase subunit PurL produces MLLTTEPTATQIRDEKIYATMGLSDDEYALVVSLLGREPNYTEIGLFSVMWSEHCSYKNSKPVLRKFPTTGEHVLQGPGEGAGIVDIGDGQAVAFKIESHNHPSAIEPYQGAATGVGGIIRDIFSMGARPIALLNSLRFGDLNESRVKHLFGHVVSGIAGYGNCVGIPTVGGEVAFDPAYSGNPLVNAMCVGFIRHEDIQKGIAEGVGNSVMYVGATTGRDGIHGATFASEELGEDADEKRPAVQVGDPFMEKLLIEACLEVIKHPALVGIQDMGAAGLTSSSAEMASKAGMGIEMNLDLVPQRETGMTPYEMMLSESQERMLLVVKAGHEDEIEAIVTKWGLHAIKVGEVIEEKVLRLVHQGEVAAEVPVDALAEDAPVYHKPSKVPAYYEAFQAMEPVTPIVEDVMATWKDVLAMPSIASKRWVYEQYDHMVQTSTVVAPGSDAAVIRIRETEKSLAMTTDCNAKYVYLDPRVGGAIAVAEAARNIVASGAEPLALTDCLNFGSPDKPEGFWQLDQAVEGMAEACRTLDTPVIGGNVSLYNESNGQGIYPTPVVGMVGLIEKPEHITTSFAKQAGDVVFLLGETKAEFGGSVLQMLQDGKVSGHAPTLNLEEERHTQKALLQAIRGGLVTAAHDVSEGGLAAALPELVFGTGLGMDVTIDTDLVTALFSESQSRFLVTVDKAQAEAFASMTNGTEIGTVTETATLVVRASDRLIEMDVQELERVWEGAIPCYMTSEA; encoded by the coding sequence ATGTTACTTACAACTGAACCGACAGCTACACAAATCCGTGATGAAAAGATCTATGCCACGATGGGATTATCGGACGACGAATACGCGCTCGTCGTCTCACTGCTTGGCCGGGAACCGAATTATACAGAAATCGGTCTCTTCTCGGTCATGTGGTCTGAACACTGTTCGTACAAAAACTCGAAACCGGTGCTCCGGAAGTTTCCGACAACCGGCGAGCACGTTTTACAAGGACCGGGAGAAGGGGCTGGAATCGTCGATATCGGAGACGGTCAAGCCGTCGCCTTTAAAATCGAGAGTCATAATCACCCGTCAGCAATTGAACCTTATCAAGGTGCTGCGACTGGGGTGGGTGGAATCATCCGTGACATCTTTTCGATGGGCGCCCGTCCGATTGCATTATTGAACTCACTCCGTTTCGGAGATTTGAACGAATCACGTGTGAAACATTTATTCGGTCATGTCGTGTCAGGCATTGCCGGATACGGGAACTGTGTCGGCATTCCGACGGTCGGTGGAGAAGTCGCCTTTGACCCGGCCTACTCCGGAAACCCGCTCGTCAACGCGATGTGTGTAGGCTTCATCCGTCATGAAGACATTCAAAAAGGGATCGCGGAAGGTGTCGGAAACTCGGTCATGTACGTCGGAGCGACGACAGGGCGTGACGGGATCCACGGTGCCACGTTCGCTTCTGAAGAACTCGGAGAAGACGCAGACGAGAAACGTCCAGCCGTACAAGTCGGAGACCCGTTCATGGAGAAGCTCTTGATCGAAGCGTGTCTCGAAGTCATCAAGCACCCGGCGCTCGTCGGGATTCAAGACATGGGGGCAGCCGGATTGACCTCTTCGTCAGCGGAGATGGCCTCAAAAGCAGGTATGGGAATCGAGATGAACTTAGACCTCGTCCCCCAACGTGAGACAGGTATGACGCCTTACGAGATGATGCTATCGGAATCGCAAGAGCGGATGCTCCTCGTCGTCAAAGCAGGTCACGAAGACGAGATTGAAGCGATCGTCACGAAGTGGGGACTTCACGCGATCAAAGTCGGCGAGGTCATCGAAGAGAAAGTACTTCGTCTCGTTCATCAAGGGGAAGTCGCAGCAGAGGTACCAGTCGACGCGCTCGCAGAAGACGCTCCTGTCTATCATAAACCTTCTAAAGTCCCGGCATACTATGAAGCCTTCCAAGCGATGGAGCCCGTCACACCAATCGTTGAAGATGTGATGGCGACATGGAAAGACGTCCTTGCGATGCCGAGCATCGCCTCGAAACGTTGGGTGTATGAGCAATACGACCACATGGTGCAAACGTCGACAGTCGTCGCACCAGGCAGTGATGCCGCGGTCATTCGCATTCGTGAGACGGAGAAGTCGCTCGCGATGACGACAGACTGCAACGCGAAATATGTATATCTCGACCCGCGTGTCGGTGGGGCCATCGCTGTCGCTGAGGCGGCACGTAATATCGTCGCGAGTGGTGCGGAACCACTTGCCTTGACGGACTGCCTTAACTTCGGAAGCCCGGATAAACCGGAAGGGTTCTGGCAGCTCGACCAAGCCGTTGAAGGGATGGCGGAAGCTTGCCGTACGCTCGATACGCCTGTCATCGGTGGAAACGTATCGCTATATAACGAATCGAACGGGCAAGGCATCTACCCGACACCGGTCGTCGGAATGGTCGGGCTCATCGAGAAGCCGGAACACATCACGACTTCGTTTGCGAAACAAGCAGGAGACGTCGTCTTCTTACTCGGTGAGACGAAAGCGGAATTTGGCGGAAGTGTCCTTCAAATGCTCCAAGACGGTAAAGTGAGCGGCCACGCGCCGACACTCAATCTTGAGGAAGAACGTCACACACAGAAAGCATTACTTCAAGCCATCCGTGGTGGTCTTGTCACGGCGGCACACGATGTGTCAGAAGGTGGTCTTGCGGCAGCGTTACCAGAACTGGTCTTTGGAACAGGTCTCGGCATGGACGTGACGATCGACACAGATCTTGTGACGGCATTATTCAGTGAATCCCAGTCACGCTTCCTCGTGACCGTCGACAAGGCACAAGCTGAGGCATTTGCGAGCATGACGAACGGGACGGAAATCGGAACGGTCACAGAGACAGCAACGCTTGTCGTTCGTGCAAGCGACCGCTTGATTGAAATGGACGTGCAAGAGTTGGAGCGTGTATGGGAAGGAGCTATTCCATGTTATATGACATCCGAGGCATGA